One Candidatus Zixiibacteriota bacterium genomic window carries:
- a CDS encoding S9 family peptidase: MPPVSFKHKRRSITDRDLFRIKLISTVSMSPSERHIAYTVERIEPQENRYVANVFVYDSAEDRSTQYTFGPHYDSRIAWSPDASTIAFVSTRNRKTGIYIIPVKGGAERSVFEAEATIGELLWTPDGKHLVFDLRYHDSHFVNDEQKKNDEPVCRHITRLYYRMEGVGFRPKDPWQIYRLDVASGKLQKITTGNRDCQCPTLSPDGRWVAFLSNCSKDPDLECFRQDLFVISLQGGRPHLIAAPPGPKASLKFSPNGKLIAYIGHDNLHDPCGAINQHIWVAEIGGKPKAHDVMPSFDRSARDLSLTDLANVQLRSPLFWSADGRRLYYLCSNTGVTNLYSMSILDGKPVKIFAGKCHIKDFSVSGKCRMVALIYADLATPSELLLCPTKFGGEREAKKLTDVNAFLRTDIKIGRTRDVTFHSSDGTKIQGFLLTPPNFSPRRNYPAILEIHGGPRLQYAYTFFHEMQFLAAQGYVVFYSNPRGSAGRGFTWADTISSCWADFAYQDLMAAADYLEKQRFIDGKRIGVTGGLYGGYMTNWIIGHTDRFRAAVTQRGIVDFASMVGTSDVGYIWADVLGGYPWDMPEEYAKWSPITYFRNVKTPVLILHNEQDFSSRIDGAERMYVMLKILGKTVEFVRFPGESHGLSRHGRPDRRIARLNWILKWFDKYLK, from the coding sequence ATGCCCCCTGTCTCCTTCAAGCATAAGCGACGTTCGATAACTGACAGGGATCTGTTTCGAATTAAACTCATCAGCACCGTTTCAATGTCTCCGTCGGAGCGGCACATCGCCTACACGGTTGAGCGAATCGAACCGCAAGAAAACCGCTACGTTGCGAACGTATTTGTATACGACTCTGCCGAAGACAGGTCGACTCAGTATACATTCGGCCCGCACTATGATAGCCGGATCGCGTGGTCTCCTGATGCTTCGACAATTGCGTTCGTCTCAACTAGAAACCGAAAGACCGGCATCTACATCATCCCGGTGAAAGGTGGCGCAGAGCGGAGTGTTTTTGAAGCCGAGGCGACAATTGGAGAGCTACTGTGGACACCCGATGGAAAGCATCTCGTTTTCGACCTTCGTTATCACGACAGCCATTTTGTCAACGACGAGCAGAAGAAGAACGATGAGCCAGTCTGCCGACACATTACGCGGCTTTACTATCGAATGGAGGGAGTAGGGTTCAGGCCAAAGGACCCGTGGCAGATTTATCGGTTGGATGTGGCTTCCGGTAAACTCCAGAAGATCACTACTGGTAACCGGGATTGCCAGTGTCCAACCCTTTCACCGGACGGAAGGTGGGTTGCTTTTCTCTCGAATTGCTCGAAGGACCCTGACCTAGAGTGTTTTCGGCAGGATTTGTTCGTTATCTCGCTGCAGGGCGGTCGACCGCACTTAATCGCTGCGCCGCCCGGCCCCAAGGCTAGCCTCAAGTTTTCTCCGAACGGAAAGCTTATTGCCTATATCGGCCATGACAATCTGCACGACCCTTGCGGCGCGATCAATCAGCACATCTGGGTAGCTGAGATAGGCGGAAAGCCCAAGGCCCACGATGTAATGCCTTCCTTCGACCGTTCAGCTCGCGATCTCTCCCTGACTGACCTGGCGAACGTACAATTGCGTAGTCCGCTATTCTGGTCTGCCGATGGCAGGCGGCTATACTACCTTTGCTCCAACACCGGCGTTACCAACCTCTATTCTATGTCTATCTTGGACGGCAAGCCCGTCAAGATTTTCGCGGGCAAGTGCCATATCAAGGACTTCTCTGTCAGTGGCAAGTGTCGTATGGTTGCCTTGATCTATGCCGACTTGGCAACCCCATCGGAACTCCTGCTCTGTCCGACGAAGTTCGGCGGAGAGAGAGAGGCCAAGAAGCTGACCGATGTGAATGCCTTTTTGCGCACTGACATCAAGATTGGACGTACACGAGACGTTACGTTTCACTCGTCTGACGGCACCAAGATTCAAGGGTTCCTACTTACTCCACCGAACTTCAGCCCGCGTCGCAACTACCCGGCCATCTTGGAAATTCACGGCGGTCCCCGCCTGCAGTATGCCTATACGTTCTTTCATGAGATGCAGTTCCTGGCAGCACAAGGGTATGTGGTGTTCTATTCCAACCCGCGCGGCAGCGCAGGTCGCGGCTTCACGTGGGCCGACACAATCAGCAGTTGCTGGGCGGACTTCGCATATCAGGATTTGATGGCTGCCGCCGACTATCTGGAGAAGCAACGATTTATCGATGGCAAACGAATCGGCGTGACCGGAGGTTTATATGGCGGCTACATGACGAATTGGATTATCGGACATACCGATCGCTTCCGAGCGGCCGTGACTCAGCGCGGAATTGTTGATTTTGCGTCCATGGTCGGCACTTCTGATGTCGGTTACATCTGGGCCGACGTCCTCGGCGGTTATCCGTGGGACATGCCGGAGGAGTACGCCAAATGGTCTCCGATTACCTATTTCAGAAACGTCAAAACACCGGTACTCATACTCCATAACGAGCAGGACTTCAGTTCACGCATCGATGGTGCTGAGCGCATGTATGTGATGCTGAAGATCTTGGGCAAGACTGTCGAGTTTGTGCGCTTCCCTGGAGAGTCCCATGGCCTGTCACGCCATGGTCGGCCGGATCGCCGCATCGCACGGCTGAATTGGATTCTGAAGTGGTTCGATAAGTACCTGAAATAG
- a CDS encoding serine/threonine protein kinase codes for MGENDQDDKTQTFTNIAAGKSVGHFTIEKPLGAGGMGTVFLAKDTELDRRVALKCLSPELAADEQFQARFRREAKTLANLNHPNVVAIYEVFQFEQRSFIAMEYVDGQPLDRVQDLTLEQKCQLATEIAAGLKAAHNADIVHRDIKPANILVSRDGMAKILDFGLARRESDEDIRRTGTTVGTFAYMSPEQVKGSAIDKRSDVFSFGVVLYELILGRRPFRGEYAAEVAHKIVSEPPSAIDSVKQDAPVELLRIIGRCLEKNPVDRYQDIGQTLDDLRHFQRMCQQPTLTSGGQWVTGTETKGQAVTESAEFSQIPAHPPLPKKSVLLVAFVIAVIALVLLLSLPLRQYDGEKAITISPTEAEVGALDLLRREKVSTLGFEIYTFAQSDRKAHSILDQMGVSGKPLENFQSWGPTSWYKTVAVSADKLEKYTVLTTRRGKIFSYAHTFRPDMISDTLALDSLRYRAERAAERLLGVNIATLSAMRPSQSMVAGQMVTEFQWVSADSLPGSAQGELRVSFAGAELRSIGLQALFPEVLSRTAAESPVVAGFMAVLLTVLAAGLVYVTAIVRKVWSLPSWRAVAVVACPIVLAGIILFPWAGRVMIESESTSEVFRILPPTLVALFSILVSVIGAGVVCLTFMAAFGLLRLTKPTYLSGLSLAPSGYIGMRTLAISSAVGLVSAALVVVVRGLYIHTLLIVLGKNLLDSLVSSDSFGVRLPMLVDEVSDLVGYLGVIPLIIASTIVLEDQLRFGRLAWLITAMAWFGLTSGFFAMEATSNWVNLSNILFVTMVLFLVVRYSLLAGIMGAIGYDILRHGLYYKSFGTSYYQTLGWFWIVLWLLIATFSVYYVVGRMGAEAKSEEAIRPEGGRT; via the coding sequence ATGGGTGAGAATGATCAGGACGATAAGACGCAGACGTTTACCAACATAGCTGCGGGAAAGTCTGTCGGCCATTTCACCATAGAGAAGCCCCTTGGTGCCGGCGGAATGGGGACTGTCTTTCTCGCTAAGGATACGGAGCTCGATCGTAGGGTCGCCCTCAAATGCCTGTCGCCAGAACTCGCTGCAGACGAGCAGTTCCAGGCCCGATTCCGTCGTGAAGCCAAAACGCTGGCGAATCTGAACCATCCCAATGTAGTGGCCATCTACGAGGTGTTTCAGTTTGAGCAGCGGTCATTTATTGCCATGGAGTATGTTGATGGCCAGCCGTTGGACAGAGTGCAAGACCTTACCCTTGAACAGAAATGTCAGTTGGCGACTGAAATCGCTGCCGGTCTCAAGGCCGCTCATAACGCAGATATTGTTCATCGCGACATCAAACCTGCCAACATACTTGTGTCCAGGGACGGAATGGCGAAGATACTCGATTTCGGCCTTGCCCGACGAGAGAGCGACGAGGATATCAGGCGAACCGGAACTACTGTCGGTACATTTGCGTACATGTCACCTGAGCAAGTCAAGGGGTCGGCAATCGACAAACGCTCCGATGTCTTCTCGTTCGGTGTGGTTCTCTACGAACTGATACTGGGTCGGCGCCCGTTTCGTGGTGAGTATGCCGCCGAAGTCGCTCATAAAATCGTGTCTGAGCCGCCGTCGGCGATCGATTCGGTGAAACAGGATGCTCCGGTGGAGCTTCTGCGCATTATTGGGCGGTGCTTAGAGAAGAATCCGGTTGATCGATATCAGGATATCGGCCAGACACTGGATGATCTTCGTCACTTTCAGCGAATGTGCCAGCAACCCACTCTGACTTCAGGAGGGCAGTGGGTTACCGGCACAGAAACAAAGGGCCAAGCGGTTACCGAAAGCGCAGAGTTCTCGCAAATTCCCGCGCATCCGCCACTCCCAAAGAAGTCCGTTCTCCTGGTTGCCTTCGTAATCGCAGTAATCGCGCTTGTGCTGCTATTGAGTCTCCCTCTTCGTCAATATGATGGCGAGAAGGCGATCACGATCAGCCCGACTGAGGCAGAGGTTGGGGCACTTGATCTTCTGCGTCGAGAAAAGGTAAGTACCCTTGGCTTTGAGATTTACACTTTTGCTCAGTCCGACAGGAAGGCGCACAGTATTCTGGATCAGATGGGTGTGTCGGGCAAGCCTCTGGAGAACTTTCAATCCTGGGGGCCAACGTCCTGGTACAAGACCGTTGCCGTGAGCGCAGACAAGCTTGAGAAGTACACCGTTCTGACCACGCGACGCGGGAAGATCTTCTCGTACGCACATACCTTTCGGCCTGATATGATATCCGATACACTCGCGCTCGACTCTCTACGCTATCGTGCTGAACGTGCCGCTGAGAGACTCCTCGGCGTGAATATCGCGACACTCTCAGCAATGCGGCCCTCTCAGTCGATGGTAGCGGGACAAATGGTGACAGAGTTCCAATGGGTCTCCGCTGATTCGCTTCCAGGATCCGCCCAAGGCGAACTTCGAGTCTCGTTCGCCGGCGCGGAGTTGAGAAGTATCGGGTTACAGGCGCTGTTCCCAGAGGTGCTGAGCAGAACGGCGGCAGAATCCCCGGTGGTGGCAGGATTCATGGCAGTGTTGCTAACAGTCTTGGCCGCCGGGTTGGTGTATGTTACAGCCATTGTTCGCAAAGTATGGAGTCTTCCATCTTGGCGAGCCGTTGCCGTAGTTGCCTGTCCGATCGTGTTGGCTGGTATTATTCTCTTTCCATGGGCCGGTCGGGTTATGATTGAGTCGGAGTCGACGTCCGAGGTTTTTCGGATTTTGCCGCCAACGCTTGTTGCGCTTTTCAGCATTCTAGTGTCAGTGATTGGTGCCGGTGTCGTATGCTTGACCTTCATGGCGGCGTTTGGTTTGCTGCGGTTGACGAAGCCGACATATTTGTCGGGACTGTCATTGGCACCAAGTGGATACATTGGGATGAGAACTCTCGCAATATCGTCTGCAGTTGGCTTAGTCAGTGCAGCCCTTGTGGTCGTAGTGCGCGGTCTGTATATCCATACGTTGCTTATCGTACTGGGAAAGAACCTGCTCGACTCTCTTGTCTCGTCGGACTCATTCGGCGTCCGCCTGCCTATGCTTGTAGACGAGGTCAGCGACCTAGTCGGGTATCTGGGGGTCATACCGTTGATCATTGCTTCGACGATCGTACTCGAGGATCAGTTGCGCTTTGGAAGGTTAGCCTGGTTGATAACAGCTATGGCCTGGTTCGGACTTACTAGTGGCTTCTTCGCAATGGAGGCAACATCGAATTGGGTAAACCTCTCGAATATTCTCTTTGTCACCATGGTGCTGTTTCTGGTGGTGAGATATAGTCTTCTTGCGGGTATCATGGGAGCGATCGGCTATGACATTCTACGTCACGGGTTATATTACAAATCCTTCGGAACGTCATACTACCAAACGCTGGGTTGGTTTTGGATAGTACTATGGCTCTTGATCGCGACTTTCTCCGTATACTATGTGGTGGGCAGAATGGGTGCTGAAGCTAAGTCGGAGGAGGCGATCCGTCCGGAAGGCGGAAGAACCTAA
- a CDS encoding T9SS type A sorting domain-containing protein: MFPLQYKGHWGAINDNAVVVGHEATNGQATQWKDGIVTTLPRYSGCYAYAIDISSSGVVVGEDCSRPVCWINGEEVFLGGSGPDFSVSGGAECINSNGDIGGWYMSSGSSQLVPVIYSASAGSYQVLNFGGVLDNYGSFGINDRGDLVGQVTMAGEVSHWAFVYHNNTLVRLNTSGAEYNVSSARGINNLGMVVGYETIYGGGNCNAVLWEIGNPQPTILGTSAIAYAINDSGVAVGQSLSGNPVIFLDGQQIDLNTLVAKGSNVILSYAVDINNRGEILCLASISGYSRFCLLTPAPTITVKDVNDNSIPNVEFNLIKAMNDPPFFTEDTLGSFTTDSQGRLAMTAIAKDTFSVDLNTGTNKLVVGDSLKIAKLLQSVPSVRHPGIVGTMYSVHLDNAHFDDNGQMYFDVLKNSGLDVVMNHTEYRYNLLVSVEWDAVEAYQQGLQEDFQQMSNYLYDVTDGQLRLDTIGIVDDGELWEEADVHIRASNTHRPDAAVNAIGHPGWGPITMPRKWYGDGSRAYSYDHHPLGEALAMDYRTKGHEFGHYALAFYDEYFFCDQAGKCAEEPDLHCQPYPAGNYGFMDWQYEGALGGVRSSEMSSRYRYVSDYCRNTQQLIKNDTSCWDQFEEWAEGTFDGIYVPIRRPDTEDTLEHLTPPGLDYILGPNDNLAVPDYDVGAQIYFASPIQPPDPGNRSLNLALVAVPAAPVEVTLEKSLPGDRKRMIEQGSTTDDGMLWVLGASAADRINARGYVYDIINEPSAAAASRVRRQWLTASLDLSTVIGDSVSLSLLPIEGDYPLVLTADVAIAPQRWRLEFAEPFTQLPSVQFLSQSGQPLMPTVTQLTDNYNMRPADSIAAEGQVRLDAVDAVGQSFFVPFSYVTFVITDSTQLEKQLGPGNRAILSLSPQNSTITKTLIAASSYPPIMTGLEADAVQAGDAYAVSVAPTVALTGINQLTIAYEDEDLMAGDSVLGDESQLKMYRWHEGLNIWQYVGGLVDTSGNNVTAEISTLGTFALFTTKSPVGVEDELESPLPYRFEVSQNYPNPFNPTTTIEYSVPVRSQVTIEIFNVLGQQVRTLVNEPQSAGSYRVEWNGSDKAGNSVSTGVYLYRFQAGDVVQTKKMLLIK; this comes from the coding sequence ATGTTTCCCCTGCAATATAAAGGTCATTGGGGGGCAATTAATGACAATGCTGTTGTAGTTGGACATGAGGCGACTAATGGCCAGGCTACCCAATGGAAAGATGGAATTGTGACCACGTTGCCGCGATACAGTGGCTGCTATGCGTACGCGATTGACATCAGTAGCAGCGGAGTGGTTGTCGGAGAAGATTGTAGCCGACCGGTGTGTTGGATAAACGGAGAGGAGGTATTCCTCGGCGGCAGCGGGCCGGACTTTTCTGTAAGTGGAGGCGCCGAGTGTATCAATTCTAATGGCGACATTGGGGGGTGGTACATGTCGTCGGGTAGCAGTCAGCTTGTCCCCGTTATCTATTCGGCGAGTGCAGGGAGCTACCAGGTCTTGAATTTTGGAGGCGTACTAGACAATTACGGGAGTTTTGGCATCAATGACAGAGGCGATCTTGTTGGTCAGGTGACGATGGCAGGCGAGGTGAGTCACTGGGCCTTTGTCTATCACAACAATACTCTCGTGCGTCTAAACACGTCCGGCGCCGAGTACAATGTGAGTTCGGCGCGGGGCATCAACAATCTCGGTATGGTCGTTGGTTACGAGACGATCTATGGTGGAGGAAACTGCAATGCCGTGCTGTGGGAAATCGGAAATCCTCAACCCACCATATTGGGTACAAGTGCCATAGCCTACGCCATCAACGATAGTGGTGTTGCAGTAGGACAGAGCCTAAGTGGTAACCCAGTTATCTTTCTAGATGGGCAGCAGATAGACTTGAATACCTTAGTTGCAAAGGGTTCAAACGTAATCCTCAGCTATGCAGTCGACATTAACAATCGGGGCGAAATCCTCTGTTTAGCCAGCATTTCCGGTTATTCCCGGTTTTGCCTGCTTACCCCTGCGCCAACCATCACTGTCAAGGATGTCAACGACAATTCTATCCCCAACGTGGAGTTCAATCTCATCAAGGCGATGAACGATCCACCGTTCTTCACCGAGGACACGTTGGGGTCGTTCACTACCGACAGTCAGGGACGCCTGGCTATGACCGCGATTGCCAAGGACACATTTTCAGTGGACTTGAACACCGGCACGAATAAACTCGTGGTCGGGGACAGTTTGAAGATCGCCAAGCTGCTGCAGAGTGTGCCTTCGGTCAGGCATCCGGGAATTGTCGGAACAATGTATTCGGTTCATCTGGACAATGCTCACTTTGACGATAACGGGCAGATGTATTTCGATGTTCTGAAGAATTCCGGCCTTGACGTGGTAATGAATCACACTGAATATCGTTACAATCTGCTGGTATCGGTGGAGTGGGATGCGGTGGAGGCGTATCAGCAGGGACTGCAAGAAGATTTCCAGCAGATGTCCAACTATCTGTACGATGTGACCGATGGCCAGTTGCGTTTGGATACCATAGGCATTGTGGATGACGGCGAGTTGTGGGAGGAGGCCGATGTGCACATCCGGGCGAGCAACACCCACCGACCTGATGCGGCGGTCAACGCCATTGGTCACCCCGGCTGGGGTCCCATTACCATGCCGCGGAAGTGGTACGGTGACGGGAGCCGCGCGTACAGTTATGACCATCATCCGCTGGGGGAAGCGCTGGCCATGGACTATCGTACCAAGGGGCATGAGTTCGGGCACTACGCTCTGGCGTTTTACGATGAGTACTTCTTCTGTGATCAGGCGGGCAAATGCGCAGAAGAGCCCGATCTGCATTGCCAGCCCTATCCGGCCGGTAACTACGGTTTCATGGACTGGCAGTATGAAGGAGCCCTGGGCGGCGTGCGATCCTCCGAGATGTCCAGCCGCTACCGCTACGTGTCCGACTATTGCCGTAATACCCAGCAACTGATCAAGAACGACACGTCGTGCTGGGACCAGTTTGAGGAGTGGGCGGAGGGGACATTCGATGGCATTTACGTACCGATCCGTCGCCCCGATACCGAAGATACACTGGAGCACCTGACGCCGCCCGGGCTGGACTACATCCTCGGGCCGAACGACAATCTGGCGGTGCCGGATTATGATGTCGGTGCGCAGATCTACTTTGCCAGTCCGATTCAGCCGCCTGATCCGGGCAATCGGTCGCTGAACCTCGCCTTAGTGGCGGTGCCGGCGGCACCGGTTGAAGTGACGCTGGAGAAGTCCCTGCCCGGCGACAGAAAGCGCATGATAGAGCAAGGGTCTACCACCGATGACGGCATGCTCTGGGTGCTGGGGGCGTCCGCCGCCGATCGTATTAACGCCCGCGGCTATGTTTATGACATCATCAACGAGCCATCGGCAGCGGCAGCCTCACGGGTGCGTCGCCAATGGTTGACGGCGTCCCTGGACTTGAGCACGGTGATCGGAGACAGCGTCAGTCTCAGTCTGCTGCCAATCGAAGGAGATTATCCACTGGTGCTGACCGCCGATGTCGCCATTGCGCCTCAGCGGTGGCGCTTGGAATTTGCGGAGCCGTTCACGCAATTGCCGAGCGTGCAGTTCCTGAGTCAGTCCGGCCAACCACTTATGCCAACCGTGACCCAGCTGACTGACAATTATAACATGCGGCCAGCGGACTCAATTGCGGCGGAGGGGCAGGTTCGTTTGGATGCAGTTGACGCTGTCGGCCAGTCATTCTTCGTGCCGTTCTCGTATGTAACCTTTGTCATTACTGATTCGACGCAATTGGAGAAACAGCTCGGCCCGGGGAACCGTGCGATCCTGAGTCTATCGCCACAGAACAGCACCATCACGAAGACACTGATAGCTGCCTCATCGTATCCGCCGATCATGACTGGGTTGGAGGCCGACGCGGTGCAGGCGGGAGATGCGTACGCCGTGAGTGTCGCGCCGACTGTTGCTTTGACCGGCATTAACCAGCTGACAATTGCGTACGAGGATGAGGACTTGATGGCCGGAGATAGTGTGCTTGGCGATGAGTCGCAACTGAAAATGTATCGGTGGCACGAAGGTCTCAACATCTGGCAGTATGTCGGCGGCCTGGTCGATACGAGCGGCAACAACGTCACCGCTGAAATCAGCACGCTCGGTACGTTCGCCCTGTTCACGACCAAGTCACCGGTGGGCGTTGAGGACGAGCTGGAAAGCCCACTGCCGTACCGGTTTGAAGTGAGCCAGAACTATCCGAACCCCTTTAACCCGACAACGACGATCGAGTACAGCGTGCCAGTCCGATCGCAGGTGACGATCGAGATCTTCAACGTGCTTGGTCAGCAGGTACGGACGCTGGTGAATGAGCCGCAATCGGCAGGATCATATCGAGTAGAGTGGAATGGCTCTGATAAAGCTGGCAACTCTGTTTCGACCGGTGTCTATCTCTATCGTTTCCAGGCCGGCGATGTCGTGCAGACGAAGAAGATGCTGCTGATCAAATAG
- a CDS encoding rubredoxin — translation MAVYKCDVCDYHYDEENEGVRWADLPDDWVCPVCGSTKAYFKAAEVAIAAKAQLPVKLDQAEKYRRSSDDLEEQMADIHSMAETGMSILEPMRTRKSVVSWDDLLIRGAQLARLPLNDSEAVSTETIIGPKAKQPLVIQTPIYVSHMSFGALSKEAKIALAKGSALAKTAMCSGEGGILPESLESSYKYIFEYVPNQYSVTEENLRKVDAIEIKIGQSSKPGMGGHLPGAKVTEEIAAVRGMPVGKDIISLSRFKDITTPADLRKKIDWLREASSGKPIGVKIAAGRVEDDLEFILKAGPDFITIDGRPGATGASSKYIKAATSVPTIFALYRARKCLDSCGARDVSLVITGGLRVSSDFAKALALGADAIAIATAALIACGCQQYRVCHTGICPMGIATQDPNLRSRLDIERSSSNLASFVRVCTSELKDFARLTGNDNVHKLSLADICTTNSEISNHTEIDHV, via the coding sequence GTGGCCGTTTACAAGTGCGACGTCTGTGACTATCACTATGATGAAGAGAACGAAGGGGTGAGGTGGGCTGACCTGCCCGACGACTGGGTATGCCCTGTCTGTGGATCGACCAAGGCGTATTTCAAGGCCGCAGAGGTTGCTATCGCGGCTAAAGCGCAACTTCCCGTCAAGTTAGATCAAGCCGAAAAATACCGTCGCTCATCAGATGACCTTGAGGAACAGATGGCCGACATCCATAGTATGGCCGAAACGGGCATGTCCATCCTGGAACCGATGCGGACGAGAAAGTCGGTCGTATCCTGGGACGACCTCCTTATTCGGGGTGCACAGCTTGCCCGGCTGCCTCTCAACGATAGCGAAGCGGTCAGTACTGAGACGATCATTGGGCCGAAAGCTAAACAGCCGCTGGTGATCCAGACTCCAATTTATGTCTCGCATATGTCTTTCGGCGCCTTGTCAAAGGAAGCTAAGATTGCGCTTGCGAAGGGGAGTGCGCTGGCAAAGACCGCCATGTGCTCTGGAGAAGGGGGCATTCTTCCTGAGTCTCTGGAAAGCTCTTACAAGTACATCTTCGAATACGTTCCCAATCAGTATAGCGTGACTGAAGAGAATCTGCGGAAAGTTGACGCCATTGAGATCAAGATCGGTCAATCTTCGAAGCCTGGTATGGGGGGCCATCTTCCCGGTGCTAAAGTAACTGAGGAGATTGCCGCGGTGAGAGGTATGCCAGTCGGGAAAGATATCATTAGTCTATCTCGATTCAAGGATATCACGACTCCCGCAGATCTGCGAAAGAAGATTGATTGGTTGCGTGAGGCCTCCAGCGGGAAGCCGATTGGCGTAAAGATCGCGGCAGGCCGCGTCGAAGACGATTTGGAGTTTATACTCAAGGCGGGGCCGGATTTCATCACTATTGACGGCCGGCCAGGAGCCACCGGCGCATCGTCCAAGTACATTAAGGCAGCGACGTCGGTGCCAACTATCTTCGCTCTATATCGGGCCCGGAAATGTCTGGATTCTTGTGGTGCGAGGGATGTCTCTTTGGTCATCACTGGAGGACTTCGAGTTTCCTCAGATTTTGCCAAGGCCCTGGCGCTTGGTGCGGACGCAATCGCAATCGCGACGGCTGCCCTCATTGCCTGCGGTTGCCAGCAATACCGGGTGTGTCATACCGGAATATGTCCCATGGGGATTGCCACTCAGGACCCTAACTTGCGAAGCCGGCTCGATATTGAAAGATCGTCATCCAACTTGGCGAGTTTTGTCAGAGTTTGCACTTCGGAGCTAAAGGATTTCGCCCGTCTCACCGGCAATGACAACGTGCACAAGCTATCACTAGCCGATATTTGCACGACAAACAGTGAGATTTCGAATCACACAGAGATTGATCATGTCTGA
- a CDS encoding rubrerythrin family protein, producing MGKTEEHLRAAFAGESQARNKYTYFAQVARKEGYHYIARIFEETAENERRHAKDEFALLNGIGDTAANLVAAIEGEQHETVTMYPEFAKDAEAEGNMKAAALFRMIAKVEEHHRKRYQKLLDRVKNGTVYKREQPITWKCSVCGYVHEGNEPPGKCPCCGHAREYFEPADLESDI from the coding sequence ATGGGTAAGACCGAAGAACATCTAAGAGCGGCATTTGCGGGCGAATCACAAGCTCGAAACAAGTATACGTACTTTGCTCAAGTGGCTCGCAAAGAAGGCTACCATTACATTGCGAGGATATTCGAAGAGACCGCCGAGAATGAGCGCCGTCATGCCAAGGACGAGTTTGCCCTGCTCAACGGGATTGGAGATACCGCCGCGAATCTTGTTGCCGCCATCGAAGGGGAACAGCACGAGACCGTAACCATGTACCCCGAATTTGCCAAGGACGCCGAAGCCGAAGGGAACATGAAGGCGGCGGCTCTTTTTCGTATGATCGCGAAGGTCGAAGAGCATCATCGCAAGAGGTATCAGAAATTGTTGGATCGAGTAAAGAACGGTACCGTCTACAAACGTGAACAGCCAATCACGTGGAAGTGCAGTGTCTGCGGCTACGTCCACGAGGGAAACGAACCGCCCGGTAAGTGTCCATGCTGTGGGCACGCACGAGAGTATTTCGAGCCGGCCGACTTGGAGAGTGATATCTAA